The region TACAGGCGTTGTCGCGGCGGAAGACAATAACACGTTAACGCTGCTCGCCGGTAGCCCGCCCAAGCGCGTTGATATTCCCAAGAAGTCGATTGATGACCGCGTCGCTTCTCCAGTTTCCATCATGCCCAGTGGCTTGCTGAATACGCTCGACAAAGAGCAGATTCTGGATTTGATGGCCTATCTATTGGCCGCAGGGAATGCGCACGATTCCGCCTTCCACCATGGGCATTAATCGCTGACGGGATAAGGCTGGCCATGATCTTGTCTTTGATGATGGCCAGCCTGTTTTCCTTTCGGGATAGCCATCGGTTTGAGAGTGGTATCATCCATAGCGGATTGGTGACATTGTGACGATTCGTTCAAAGGCCCTTGCCATGCCGCTCTATCTAGCGATGACGCTATTGATTCTGCTGATTGGAAGTCCATGGGTGCAGGCGGCACCTCCGAATATCGTCATTCTGTACGCGGATGATATGGGCTATGGCGATCTTCACATTCAGAATCCAGAGTCCCGGATCCCCACACCACATCTTGACCGACTCGCCCGACAAGGGACTCGCTTTACCGATGCCCACAGTTCGTCTGGCATCTGTACGCCCAGTCGATATGCACTATTGCAGGGGCGATATCACTGGCGCAAGTTTCACGGCATCGTGAACTCGTTCGACCCTCCCGTGCTTGACGATGAAAAGCTGACGATTGCCGAACTTTTGAAAACCAAGGGATACCGAACGGCCTGTATCGGTAAATGGCACCTGGGCTGGGATTGGAATGCCATTAAGAAACAAGGTGTAAAACCGACTGACAAAGCCGGTTTTGCCGCTGATGCTTTTGACTGGAGCCAACCCATTCCGGGTGGGCCACGATCACACGGGTTTGACTACTACTTTGGCGATGACGTCCCGAACTTTCCGCCCTATGCCTGGTTTGAGAATGATCGTGTCATCACGACACCGACCGTCACTTTAAAAACGACAGCACCCACTGCAGAAGGAAGCTGGGAGGCTCGGCCGGGCCCGGCTGTTCAAGACTGGGATTTCTGGGCTGTCATGCCCACACTCACGCAAAAAGCCGAGCAGTGGATCAGCGAGCAGAAAGCCGATCAACCGTTCTTTCTCTACTTCCCTTTCACTTCGCCGCATGCCCCGATTGTGCCGACATCGGATTTCACAGGTAAATCACAGGCTGGTGGCTATGGCGACTTTATGTTCCAGACAGACGACACGGTCGGCCGCGTGCTGGCGGCTCTTGAGAAGCATGGGTTTTCGGAAAATACACTCGTGATTTTCACGGCTGATAATGGCCCTGAGCGCTACGCTTACGATCGGATTCGAAACTTTGGTCATCGCAGCATGGGCCCACTGC is a window of Planctopirus limnophila DSM 3776 DNA encoding:
- a CDS encoding sulfatase family protein — its product is MPLYLAMTLLILLIGSPWVQAAPPNIVILYADDMGYGDLHIQNPESRIPTPHLDRLARQGTRFTDAHSSSGICTPSRYALLQGRYHWRKFHGIVNSFDPPVLDDEKLTIAELLKTKGYRTACIGKWHLGWDWNAIKKQGVKPTDKAGFAADAFDWSQPIPGGPRSHGFDYYFGDDVPNFPPYAWFENDRVITTPTVTLKTTAPTAEGSWEARPGPAVQDWDFWAVMPTLTQKAEQWISEQKADQPFFLYFPFTSPHAPIVPTSDFTGKSQAGGYGDFMFQTDDTVGRVLAALEKHGFSENTLVIFTADNGPERYAYDRIRNFGHRSMGPLRGLKRDIWEGGHRVPMIVRWPGVVPAEKVCDELISQIDLFATIAAVVDAEIAPGSAEDSYNQLELLKGTGSSARQTLVHNTNPKGYALRHGDWVLIDAKTGAVSQVPKWFDEANGYTSHSLPGELYNLKDDLAQRQNLYAENPEKVAELKALLGKIQAQGQVR